TTGAATCAATCTTTCATAAAGATTTTCATTCTTTTCAATAGTTTCAAGAAGTTTATCTAACGGATTGAAAGTGCATCCATAACTTATTACAGAGGAGCCAGTATTATTTTCTATTTCGATAGTATTCCCAATAATATTAAAAACCGCTTCTTCAGAAAAGTTTCTTATTACTTCGGCAGGAACTCCCAAAGCTTCTGCAATTCTATTTAACTTTTCGTCGTCAACGCTTTCGCTTCCTTCAATAATAGAGATTGATTGCTGTGTTGTGCCAATTGCCTGTGCAAGCGCTTCCTGCTTCATGTCTTTCAGTTCTCTAATTCGGCTAATGTTTCTGCCGATGTGTCTGGGTTTTGGTGCTGTGCTCATAATTCAAAGATATTTAAAAATCTTTTACATTTTTAGTTTCGGTACAAAACAAGGCTTTGCTTGTGAGATACATTTCTAAAAATATTTTGATGCGGTAAAAATACAATTTTTCTGACTATCGAATTGGTTTTGAATTTAGAATTGTGTAATCTTGGAGTGAGAAAGATTGTTTTGCAAATATGAATACAGAAAATATAAAACTACTTCGAAGTAAAATCTCAATTCCTTTAGATAAAGCAATGCAACTTCTTAAAAAGAATAATGACGATGTTGCACTTTCGGAACTTGATTTTCATAACGAGAATATCATCGAAATTTGTCAAAAGACAGATTGCGAAGAAGAAACGGCAAGAAAGGAATATCAAATCTGTAATTATGATGTAACAAAAACCATTGAAAGAATCAATCAAAAAGTGGTTGTAATCGCGACAGGAAATAATCTGGATTCAAAAATTGGGTTTATTTTATGGCCTCAGAATAAAGAAGGTGAATTTTATAAAACAGAGAAAAGAAATGATGCTTTTATTTCGGCAGAAGATTTTGAGATTGTTTTAAAGGTGTTTCAATCTGTTTTTCCTTTGCAAAATCTTTGGAATAATGAAGTTGAAAATAGATTCGATGAGATTGGACATAACTTTTTCGATGCTGAAACCAGCAGATTAATTGTAGAAAAGATAAAACTTCTGCACACAAATGACGAAAAAGAAAAAGCTTTTCTTTTGCAAATAATCAACTGGTTAAACGATAAATTAATCTACGCAGATTGTATCGTCGTTTATGGAAATTTATAAATATAAAATAATATGGTCGAGAGAGAAAAAATAATCAAAAATTACCTTGAAGGTTACAATGAATTTAATGTCGATAAAATGACAACGGATTTTAACGACGCTATTATTTTCGAAAATGTAACAAATGGCGAAGTA
This portion of the Flavobacterium gelatinilyticum genome encodes:
- a CDS encoding helix-turn-helix domain-containing protein encodes the protein MSTAPKPRHIGRNISRIRELKDMKQEALAQAIGTTQQSISIIEGSESVDDEKLNRIAEALGVPAEVIRNFSEEAVFNIIGNTIEIENNTGSSVISYGCTFNPLDKLLETIEKNENLYERLIQVEREKAAYLEKLLDKK